In Amblyraja radiata isolate CabotCenter1 chromosome 10, sAmbRad1.1.pri, whole genome shotgun sequence, one DNA window encodes the following:
- the gpr52 gene encoding G-protein coupled receptor 52, which translates to MNHSVTEWSSVSPSNTSANLSTHRACPLGFGYSDVVDVCILETVVIVLLTVLIIMGNLTVIFVFHCAPLLHHYTTSYFIQTMAYADLFVGVSCLVPALTLLHYSTGMQESLTCQVFGYIISVLKSVSMACLACISIDRYLAITKPLSYNQLVTPCRLRICIVLIWIYSGVVFLPSFFGWEKPGYHGDIFEWCATFWETNAYFTGFIVCLLYAPAASIVCFTYFHIFKICRQHTKEINERRARFPSQDVEAAEGSPSPDRRYAMVLFRITSVFYVLWLPYIVYFLLESSRVLESPSLSFVTTWLAISNSFCNCLIYNLSNSVFRLGLRRIWEAVCSLCTCLGDESLRDPIPRKRANSCSI; encoded by the coding sequence ATGAACCATTCCGTGACTGAATGGAGCTCCGTGAGCCCCAGCAACACCTCGGCTAACTTGTCCACTCACCGTGCATGCCCGCTGGGCTTTGGCTATTCCGACGTGGTTGACGTTTGCATTTTGGAGACCGTGGTCATTGTGCTGCTGACAGTCCTGATCATCATGGGCAATCTGACGGTCATCTTTGTATTTCATtgtgcccccctcctccaccactaCACCACAAGCTACTTCATCCAGACGATGGCCTACGCAGACCTGTTCGTGGGGGTAAGCTGCTTGGTTCCTGCTCTGACCCTTCTTCACTATTCCACGGGCATGCAGGAGTCCCTGACCTGCCAGGTGTTTGGGTACATCATTTCAGTGTTGAAGAGTGTATCTATGGCATGTCTGGCATGCATCAGTATTGACCGCTACCTTGCCATCACCAAACCACTCTCCTACAACCAACTGGTAACTCCGTGTCGCCTTAGGATCTGTATCGTTCTTATATGGATTTACTCCGGTGTAGTGTTCTTGCCCTCATTCTTTGGATGGGAGAAGCCAGGTTATCACGGAGACATCTTTGAATGGTGTGCCACCTTCTGGGAAACTAATGCTTACTTCACGGGCTTTATCGTCTGCCTGCTTTATGCACCAGCAGCTTCCATTGTCTGCTTTACCTACTTCCACATATTTAAAATCTGCCGGCAGCACACCAAAGAAATCAACGAACGTCGTGCCCGATTCCCCAGCCAGGACGTGGAAGCTGCTGAAGGTAGTCCCAGCCCCGACCGGCGCTACGCAATGGTCCTGTTTCGGATTACAAGTGTCTTCTACGTGCTGTGGCTTCCCTACATTGTTTATTTTCTGCTGGAGAgctcgcgggtgttggagagcccctCGCTGTCCTTTGTGACAACGTGGCTGGCCATCAGCAACAGCTTCTGCAACTGCCTCATCTACAACCTCTCCAACAGCGTCTTCAGGCTGGGACTACGGAGAATATGGGAAGCTGTCTGCTCGCTGTGCACATGCCTGGGAGATGAGTCTCTGCGAGATCCCATCCCCAGGAAACGGGCCAATTCCTGCTCCATCTGA